Proteins co-encoded in one Opitutus terrae PB90-1 genomic window:
- a CDS encoding tetratricopeptide repeat protein: protein MIPVLPPPFHATLRGRSVALSRVALAALATQLTLLTLRAETAPAPKPPAAAPAPLPANRRVAAPTLTARESQGLVKLGGNLTERGDFDAAEIAYRQVLDGKAPLETTQAALLGLAHMHRKQGALTKAAAIYERFLKDFPSDDRVPDALLELGRTLRDMGAPRLAISRFYNVINSTLKLPANHGFEHYQLLAKTAQFEVAETHFQNGDYAEANKFYSRLRMLDLAPEDRARAQFKSAYSLQLAGDNEGAANGLRSFIEQWPDDENVPQARYLLASSLRTLNRPQEALTATLDLLRAERSRSSADSKRWAYWQRRTGNQLANGFFQNGDILNALAIYHGLAALSDDPVWRIPVTYQIAQCYERLGDLDRATKTYRVIVDTSVGQTSPEVTETARLAGARLTHVDWRSDTDRQVAALFDSTTGQARDADVKAPFPHDPDRSPSPTPPAL, encoded by the coding sequence ATGATCCCCGTCCTCCCGCCACCGTTTCACGCCACGCTGCGTGGGCGCTCTGTTGCGCTCTCGCGCGTCGCGCTGGCCGCGCTGGCGACGCAGCTGACGCTCCTCACCCTTCGCGCGGAGACCGCTCCGGCCCCGAAGCCACCCGCCGCCGCGCCCGCGCCGTTGCCAGCCAATCGCCGCGTGGCGGCCCCTACGCTGACGGCCCGCGAATCGCAGGGCTTGGTCAAACTCGGCGGCAATCTTACGGAGCGCGGTGATTTCGACGCGGCCGAGATCGCCTACCGCCAGGTCCTCGACGGCAAAGCGCCGCTCGAGACCACGCAGGCCGCCCTGCTCGGGCTCGCGCACATGCACCGCAAGCAAGGCGCGCTCACCAAAGCCGCCGCGATCTACGAGCGCTTCCTCAAGGATTTTCCCAGCGACGATCGCGTGCCCGACGCGTTGCTCGAACTCGGCCGCACCTTGCGCGACATGGGCGCACCCCGGCTCGCGATCTCCCGGTTCTACAACGTCATCAATTCGACGTTGAAGCTGCCCGCCAACCACGGCTTCGAGCACTACCAGTTGCTCGCGAAAACGGCGCAGTTCGAAGTCGCCGAGACGCACTTTCAGAACGGCGATTACGCCGAAGCCAACAAGTTCTACTCGCGGCTGCGGATGCTCGACCTCGCGCCCGAGGACCGTGCCCGTGCCCAGTTCAAATCCGCCTACTCGCTCCAGCTCGCCGGTGACAATGAAGGCGCCGCTAACGGCCTGCGCTCGTTCATCGAACAGTGGCCCGACGACGAAAATGTCCCGCAAGCGCGCTACCTGCTCGCTTCGAGTCTGCGCACGCTGAACCGGCCGCAGGAGGCCCTCACCGCCACGCTCGATCTGTTGCGCGCCGAGCGCAGCCGTTCGAGTGCCGACTCGAAGCGCTGGGCCTACTGGCAACGCCGCACGGGCAATCAGCTCGCCAATGGTTTCTTTCAAAACGGCGACATCCTGAACGCGCTGGCGATCTACCATGGGCTGGCCGCGCTGAGCGACGATCCGGTGTGGCGCATCCCGGTCACGTACCAGATCGCCCAGTGCTACGAGCGGCTCGGCGATCTCGATCGCGCCACGAAAACCTACCGCGTGATCGTCGACACCTCGGTGGGCCAAACGTCCCCCGAAGTCACCGAGACCGCCCGGCTGGCTGGCGCCCGGTTGACGCACGTCGACTGGCGGAGTGACACGGATCGCCAAGTGGCCGCACTTTTCGACTCGACCACCGGGCAGGCGCGGGACGCTGATGTAAAGGCGCCCTTCCCCCATGACCCCGATCGAAGCCCTTCGCCAACACCGCCAGCTCTGTGA
- a CDS encoding hybrid sensor histidine kinase/response regulator: MSTLTSDSTTGGAMSPGDVSLGPWENSADPAYCRDLKGRLIAANLSFARKFGRPQTGLAGLLMAEFIHPDDLAAFNATFVELAEPPYRAVSESRWITPQGVRWFSWEKTSIRDASGAIVAVRGVGRDITRQRMAEEQFYRLSRAIEQSPVAIVITDLDGRAQYVNPKFTEVSGRTLEDILDRKIEVLRDGHPDEDSYRKFWDTVRAGGEWRGELATRRPDGTTVWESVKVSCLRNPTGEITNLLCMREDITSRKALEAELRQAHKMESLGTLAGGIAHDFNNLLAIIHGYSEFCLQGAAEPAVMQKSLQEIHRAAQRASGLVKQILTFSRKAEIRYAPVDLNQLARDLVALMSETFPRTITFTLDLAEKLPPLLADQTQVQQIVLNLCVNARDAMPDGGSIVVSTAIRLGAELQSRHYSAEPVRRYACLSIADSGSGMTPEVCSRIFEPFFTTKQSNQGTGLGLAVVYGIATSHNGFIDVESTVGIGSTFRVYLPLASDTAATAPVTNSSEFPPGTESILVVDDEGPLRMLLSAAFTRKGYKVCTAATGSEAIEIICDKSRPLDAVLLDLNLPGSNGVQVLKVIRSTRPNLPVLVISGHITPEVRTEFQQLNQRDFVQKPYRLDEIGRRLRKLFEQSAEGRK; this comes from the coding sequence ATGTCCACCCTGACGAGTGATTCCACCACAGGCGGAGCGATGTCGCCGGGCGATGTCAGCCTCGGACCGTGGGAGAACAGCGCTGACCCCGCGTATTGCCGCGACCTGAAGGGTCGGCTCATCGCAGCCAATCTCTCCTTCGCGCGCAAGTTCGGCCGTCCCCAGACCGGTCTCGCCGGTTTGCTCATGGCGGAGTTCATTCACCCGGACGATCTCGCCGCGTTCAACGCCACGTTCGTCGAACTCGCGGAGCCGCCCTACCGTGCCGTTTCGGAGTCCCGCTGGATAACGCCGCAGGGCGTGCGCTGGTTTTCCTGGGAAAAGACGTCGATCCGCGACGCGTCCGGCGCCATCGTCGCCGTCCGCGGCGTCGGGCGCGACATCACGCGGCAGCGGATGGCCGAGGAGCAGTTTTATCGGCTTTCGCGCGCTATCGAGCAGTCGCCGGTCGCGATCGTCATCACCGATCTCGATGGTCGCGCGCAATACGTGAACCCGAAGTTCACCGAAGTGTCCGGCCGCACCCTGGAAGACATTCTCGACCGCAAGATCGAAGTCCTGCGCGACGGTCATCCCGACGAGGATTCCTACCGCAAGTTCTGGGACACCGTGCGCGCGGGCGGCGAATGGCGCGGCGAACTCGCCACGCGGCGGCCCGACGGCACGACCGTGTGGGAATCGGTGAAAGTCTCCTGTCTGCGCAATCCCACCGGCGAGATTACCAATCTCCTGTGCATGCGCGAGGACATCACCAGCCGGAAAGCCCTCGAGGCGGAACTGCGGCAGGCGCACAAGATGGAGAGCCTCGGCACGCTCGCCGGCGGCATCGCGCATGATTTCAACAACCTGCTCGCGATTATTCACGGCTATTCCGAGTTCTGTCTGCAGGGCGCCGCGGAGCCGGCGGTGATGCAGAAAAGCCTGCAGGAAATCCACCGCGCCGCGCAGCGCGCCAGCGGGCTCGTGAAGCAGATCCTCACCTTCAGCCGCAAAGCCGAGATCCGCTACGCCCCGGTCGACCTGAACCAACTCGCGCGCGACCTCGTGGCGCTGATGTCCGAGACGTTCCCACGCACGATCACCTTCACCCTCGATCTCGCGGAAAAGTTGCCGCCGCTCCTCGCGGACCAGACCCAAGTGCAGCAAATCGTGCTCAACCTGTGCGTGAACGCACGCGACGCGATGCCGGACGGCGGCTCGATCGTCGTGTCCACCGCGATCCGGCTGGGCGCGGAATTGCAGTCGCGTCACTACTCCGCCGAGCCGGTGCGACGCTACGCCTGCCTGAGCATTGCCGACAGCGGCAGCGGGATGACGCCGGAAGTTTGCTCGCGCATTTTCGAGCCGTTTTTCACGACAAAACAGTCAAACCAGGGCACGGGGCTGGGTCTGGCGGTCGTCTACGGCATCGCGACCAGCCACAACGGCTTCATCGACGTCGAAAGCACCGTCGGGATCGGCAGCACGTTCCGCGTCTACCTGCCGCTGGCCAGCGACACCGCCGCCACCGCCCCGGTGACCAACAGCAGCGAATTCCCGCCCGGCACGGAATCGATCCTCGTGGTCGATGACGAAGGCCCGCTCCGGATGCTGCTGTCGGCGGCTTTCACGCGCAAGGGCTACAAGGTTTGCACCGCCGCCACCGGCTCCGAAGCCATCGAAATCATTTGCGACAAGTCCCGGCCGCTGGACGCGGTGCTGCTGGATTTGAACCTCCCCGGCTCGAACGGCGTGCAGGTCCTGAAAGTCATCCGCAGCACCCGGCCGAACCTGCCGGTTCTGGTCATCAGCGGGCACATCACCCCGGAGGTTCGCACTGAATTTCAGCAGCTTAACCAGCGCGACTTTGTGCAGAAGCCTTACCGGCTCGACGAGATCGGCCGGCGTTTGCGCAAGCTGTTCGAACAATCGGCCGAAGGGCGAAAGTAA
- a CDS encoding endonuclease/exonuclease/phosphatase family protein → MKTFRLLQFNMQFGQGWDEAAPDAAPIRIEQTIAEIRRHDADVIMLQEVEHALPEGRQVEPAPNYTRLRETLRDYDSWFAYPKADPRELPFGIGLAIFSRTPLRERRKIDLPSPPVEFEFEGRRTTPTDRAMIGAKTTLLGREVQLFNTHLLAFFMLHTSSARHPEQRRRVVAELAACEGPTLLSGDFNVSGHDALIAQFAPAGFSTVQRTKTTWRRRPYILDHIFYNAPLRAVQHAVSPTLASDHHALVADFEFSE, encoded by the coding sequence ATGAAGACCTTTCGCTTGCTCCAGTTCAACATGCAGTTCGGCCAGGGCTGGGACGAGGCCGCGCCGGACGCTGCGCCGATCCGGATTGAGCAGACGATTGCGGAAATCCGGCGCCATGACGCCGACGTGATCATGCTGCAGGAGGTCGAGCACGCGCTGCCGGAGGGACGCCAGGTCGAGCCGGCGCCGAACTACACGCGGTTGCGCGAAACGTTGCGCGACTACGACAGCTGGTTCGCGTATCCGAAAGCGGATCCGCGCGAGCTGCCGTTCGGGATCGGGCTCGCGATTTTTTCGCGCACGCCGTTGCGCGAGCGCCGGAAAATTGATCTGCCGTCACCCCCGGTGGAGTTTGAGTTCGAAGGCCGGCGGACGACGCCCACCGACCGGGCGATGATCGGGGCCAAGACCACCCTGCTGGGTCGCGAGGTGCAGCTGTTCAACACGCACCTGCTCGCGTTCTTCATGCTGCACACGAGCAGCGCGCGGCATCCCGAGCAACGCCGCCGGGTCGTGGCCGAACTCGCCGCCTGTGAGGGACCCACCTTGCTGAGCGGTGATTTCAACGTGAGCGGCCACGACGCGTTGATCGCGCAATTCGCACCCGCCGGATTCTCGACCGTGCAGCGCACCAAAACCACCTGGCGCCGCCGGCCGTATATTCTCGATCACATCTTCTACAACGCGCCGTTGCGTGCGGTGCAGCATGCGGTGAGCCCGACGCTCGCATCGGACCATCACGCGCTGGTGGCGGATTTCGAGTTTTCCGAGTAG
- a CDS encoding ComEC/Rec2 family competence protein, whose protein sequence is MTSRSLGHRAPLLWLVLPMIAGLVLARLFALPPPGWLLALASATGLAALLASRTNRAAAVPCLVVTMLLTGAASYALHRPVIADWYALPPREARLSLQVDRLFPQAEGRRVAGLATIRTANDPLQELAGQRVYFSLNTRAGVPSPVRSAVISAVGIIAALPRDPPATSFDGYLANAGINFRMSRGRVLAEERPGSAYHRFCARQAQRFTAILGAGIEAKRPGLVGVYRAMLLGEQHELSDEQKTVFRQSGTMHVFSISGLHIAAIAGGLYALLLLLRLPRILQFVIGCVALWLYVDITGAAPSAVRAFVMVALVQASLVLCVPRNPLSALAASALLVAVFAPMQVFSSSFQMSYGIVLALLLFGLPLADQLHARLAWFQDLPRATWRWHHRARAAGWHATLTAVAIGIAASLVSAVTGIMFFGLFTPGSLLANLWLIPAASAVILAGFVSMVCGVLGFTTGSVLANHAAALLLWGIDAGVEAFVSLPGAWFNASFRPPWLGGCALAALLGTMVSGYAGRWAGWQRGFWLPFAVVAATLAFAVRFG, encoded by the coding sequence ATGACGAGCCGCAGTCTCGGACACCGCGCCCCGCTGCTCTGGCTGGTGCTGCCGATGATCGCCGGTCTCGTGCTGGCGCGCCTGTTCGCCTTGCCGCCCCCCGGATGGCTGCTCGCCCTCGCGAGCGCGACTGGCCTCGCAGCCTTGCTGGCCAGCCGGACGAATCGTGCCGCGGCGGTACCTTGTCTTGTCGTGACGATGCTGCTGACGGGCGCGGCAAGCTATGCGTTGCACCGGCCCGTCATCGCCGATTGGTACGCACTTCCTCCGCGCGAAGCCCGACTCAGCCTGCAAGTCGACCGGCTTTTCCCGCAGGCCGAGGGCAGGCGCGTCGCCGGACTCGCCACGATTCGCACCGCCAACGATCCGTTGCAGGAACTCGCCGGACAGCGCGTCTACTTCTCGCTCAACACCCGGGCAGGAGTCCCGTCGCCGGTCCGCTCGGCCGTGATTTCCGCGGTGGGCATCATCGCCGCGCTCCCGCGCGATCCGCCGGCCACATCGTTCGACGGATATCTCGCGAATGCGGGCATCAATTTTCGGATGTCGCGCGGACGGGTGCTGGCGGAGGAGCGGCCCGGTTCCGCCTACCACCGGTTCTGCGCCCGGCAGGCGCAGCGGTTCACGGCGATTCTCGGTGCCGGCATCGAGGCGAAACGGCCGGGACTCGTCGGCGTGTATCGCGCCATGCTGCTCGGCGAGCAGCACGAGCTGAGCGATGAGCAGAAGACGGTGTTCCGGCAAAGCGGCACGATGCACGTGTTTTCGATCAGCGGGCTGCACATCGCGGCGATCGCGGGCGGACTCTACGCGCTGCTGTTGCTGCTGCGGCTGCCGCGGATCCTGCAATTCGTGATCGGCTGCGTCGCGTTGTGGCTCTACGTCGACATCACTGGTGCGGCGCCCTCGGCGGTGCGGGCGTTCGTAATGGTGGCGCTGGTGCAGGCCTCGCTCGTGTTGTGCGTTCCCCGCAATCCGCTTTCGGCGCTCGCCGCCTCGGCGCTGCTCGTCGCGGTTTTCGCGCCGATGCAGGTGTTCAGTTCGAGTTTTCAGATGAGCTACGGGATCGTGCTCGCGCTGCTGCTGTTCGGGCTCCCGCTCGCGGATCAACTGCACGCGCGGCTGGCGTGGTTCCAAGATCTCCCGCGCGCGACCTGGCGCTGGCATCATCGCGCGCGCGCGGCCGGGTGGCACGCCACGCTCACCGCCGTCGCGATCGGCATCGCGGCCTCGCTCGTCAGCGCCGTGACCGGGATCATGTTCTTCGGCCTGTTCACGCCGGGCTCGCTGCTGGCGAACCTGTGGCTGATTCCGGCGGCCAGCGCGGTCATTCTCGCGGGATTCGTCTCGATGGTTTGCGGCGTGCTCGGGTTTACCACCGGCAGTGTGCTGGCGAACCATGCCGCGGCGCTTCTGCTCTGGGGCATCGACGCGGGCGTCGAGGCTTTCGTGTCGCTGCCGGGCGCATGGTTCAACGCGAGCTTCCGCCCACCGTGGCTCGGCGGTTGCGCGCTGGCCGCGCTGCTCGGCACGATGGTGAGCGGTTACGCCGGCCGGTGGGCCGGCTGGCAACGCGGCTTCTGGCTGCCGTTTGCCGTCGTGGCCGCGACGCTCGCCTTCGCCGTGCGCTTCGGCTGA